A genomic segment from Anaerococcus urinomassiliensis encodes:
- a CDS encoding Gfo/Idh/MocA family protein, whose protein sequence is MKLGILGSGKIVNEVLPVINQIENIDLMAIAARNEEKLQNLCQDYEIKRYYLGIDDLLTDDEIDTVYVVLPNNLHFEAMDKAIDKRKNIICEKPFTSNAYESEKIIEKAKENDVMIVEAISHRFIPNANEVKKLIGDLGDIKIVSFNYSQYSSRYDKFKEGIIEPVFRLENSGGALIDLNLYNIAFAVDTFGLPKEVKYFANIEKDIDTSGIVILDYEDFKVSCIGSKDSAAPIINTIQGSEATIEIPDALNSFDKFNLTKTHASGVENFNYNLEDKSRLYYEFVEIEEIMRTKDLNRVDELLKLTQNYMDVITRARFDANIYYPADTIN, encoded by the coding sequence ATGAAATTAGGAATTTTAGGTTCAGGCAAAATTGTCAATGAAGTTTTGCCAGTAATTAATCAAATCGAAAATATAGACCTTATGGCCATAGCTGCAAGAAATGAAGAAAAACTACAGAACTTATGCCAAGATTATGAAATAAAGAGATATTATCTAGGCATAGATGATCTCTTGACCGATGATGAAATAGATACCGTTTATGTAGTTTTGCCAAATAACCTGCACTTTGAGGCAATGGATAAGGCTATAGATAAAAGGAAAAATATAATTTGTGAAAAACCCTTTACTTCAAATGCTTATGAGAGCGAAAAAATCATAGAAAAAGCCAAGGAAAATGACGTGATGATAGTTGAAGCAATAAGCCACAGATTTATTCCTAATGCAAATGAAGTGAAAAAGCTTATCGGAGACTTGGGAGACATAAAGATTGTCTCCTTTAACTATTCTCAATACTCATCAAGGTATGACAAGTTCAAAGAAGGGATTATTGAGCCGGTATTTAGATTGGAGAACTCGGGTGGAGCCTTGATTGACCTAAACTTATATAATATAGCTTTTGCTGTAGATACTTTTGGCCTGCCAAAGGAAGTCAAGTACTTTGCAAATATAGAAAAAGACATAGATACATCGGGCATAGTCATCCTTGATTACGAGGATTTCAAAGTTTCATGTATTGGATCAAAGGATTCTGCTGCTCCTATCATAAACACTATACAAGGAAGTGAAGCTACTATTGAGATTCCGGACGCTTTGAATAGTTTTGATAAGTTTAATCTTACAAAAACTCATGCAAGTGGCGTAGAAAATTTCAACTACAATCTAGAAGATAAATCAAGGCTATATTACGAATTTGTAGAGATCGAAGAGATTATGAGAACAAAGGACCTAAATAGAGTAGACGAGCTATTAAAACTAACACAAAATTACATGGATGTTATAACTCGTGCTAGATTTGATGCGAATATTTATTATCCTGCCGATACAATTAATTAA
- a CDS encoding PTS sugar transporter subunit IIB — MVGIILASHGHFAEGIKESAQMIFGDQEKFESAILLPSMGPDDLKNELEACIEKVDSDQILFLVDLWGGTPFNQTSNLLDGHEDKWAIVAGMNLPMVIEALSERFTNESSHGIAKAIIGSAREGVKIKPEDLNETETKAEAKEVDRGQEEVDAKTKADGSIPPGTVIGDGKIDIALARIDTRLLHGQVATSWTKATKPDRIIVVSDAVSKDALRKSMVMEAEPPGVKAHVVPVWKMKEILDDPRFGATRAMLLFEKPQDVLKLMELGGKLDKVNIGSMAYSEGKVNLNTAVAMNKDDVETIEKLKDYGISFDVRKVPSDKSDNLENMLKKAKSELKMN; from the coding sequence ATGGTAGGAATAATACTTGCAAGTCACGGCCACTTTGCTGAAGGCATCAAAGAATCTGCACAAATGATTTTTGGCGACCAAGAAAAGTTTGAATCTGCAATTCTTTTGCCATCCATGGGACCTGATGACTTGAAAAATGAGCTTGAAGCTTGCATAGAAAAAGTTGATAGCGATCAAATTTTATTTCTAGTTGACCTATGGGGAGGCACTCCATTTAACCAAACATCAAACTTGCTAGATGGTCACGAAGATAAGTGGGCCATTGTTGCTGGAATGAATCTTCCAATGGTCATAGAAGCTCTATCAGAAAGATTTACAAATGAATCTTCTCACGGCATTGCAAAGGCAATTATAGGATCAGCAAGAGAGGGAGTAAAGATCAAACCGGAAGATCTAAACGAAACAGAAACAAAGGCAGAAGCCAAAGAAGTTGACAGGGGCCAAGAGGAAGTAGATGCCAAGACTAAGGCAGATGGATCAATTCCTCCAGGAACTGTTATCGGCGATGGCAAGATTGATATTGCCCTAGCCCGTATAGACACAAGGCTCTTGCACGGCCAAGTTGCAACTAGCTGGACCAAGGCTACCAAGCCAGACCGTATAATAGTTGTTTCAGATGCAGTAAGCAAGGATGCACTTCGTAAATCAATGGTAATGGAAGCTGAGCCACCAGGAGTTAAGGCTCACGTAGTTCCAGTTTGGAAGATGAAGGAAATCCTAGATGATCCAAGATTTGGTGCAACACGCGCTATGCTTTTGTTTGAAAAACCACAAGATGTTCTAAAACTTATGGAACTAGGTGGCAAGCTTGATAAAGTAAATATCGGATCTATGGCTTATTCAGAAGGTAAAGTCAACTTAAACACAGCAGTTGCTATGAACAAGGATGATGTAGAAACCATAGAAAAACTAAAAGATTATGGCATAAGTTTCGATGTAAGAAAAGTTCCGTCTGACAAATCTGACAACTTAGAAAACATGCTCAAAAAAGCAAAATCTGAACTTAAAATGAATTAG
- a CDS encoding PTS mannose/fructose/sorbose transporter subunit IIC yields the protein MSAINIILIFVVAFLAGCEGVLDQFQFHQPVVACTLIGLVTGHLKEGIMLGGSLQMLALGWSNVGAAIAPDAALASVASAIIMALALNGGDANATEAISTSITLAIPLSVAGLFLTMFARTLAIPMVHAMDSAAEDANFAKIERLQWAGIAMQGLRIAIPAVILCFIPAKVVTDALNSMPAWLKEGMQIGGGMVAAVGYAMVLNMMSTKETWPFFALGFVLAAIPQITLIGLGVIAVALALIYMKLKGLAQNSGGSSSNSGDPLGDIINDY from the coding sequence ATGTCTGCAATTAATATTATTTTAATCTTTGTAGTAGCTTTCCTAGCAGGTTGTGAAGGGGTCCTAGATCAATTTCAATTTCACCAACCAGTAGTTGCTTGTACCCTCATTGGTCTTGTGACAGGTCACCTCAAAGAAGGTATCATGCTAGGTGGTTCATTACAAATGCTAGCCTTAGGCTGGTCAAATGTAGGAGCGGCTATAGCTCCAGATGCGGCTTTAGCTTCAGTTGCATCAGCAATAATCATGGCTTTGGCTCTTAATGGAGGAGATGCCAATGCTACAGAAGCTATATCAACATCAATAACCCTTGCAATCCCTCTTTCAGTAGCTGGGTTGTTTCTAACAATGTTTGCAAGAACCCTTGCTATTCCAATGGTTCACGCCATGGACAGCGCGGCAGAAGATGCAAACTTTGCAAAAATCGAAAGACTTCAATGGGCAGGTATAGCCATGCAAGGTCTTCGTATTGCAATCCCTGCAGTAATCCTTTGCTTTATTCCTGCAAAGGTAGTAACAGATGCCCTTAACTCTATGCCAGCATGGCTTAAAGAAGGTATGCAAATAGGTGGTGGTATGGTTGCGGCTGTTGGTTATGCCATGGTATTAAATATGATGAGTACCAAAGAAACCTGGCCATTTTTTGCTCTTGGTTTTGTCCTTGCAGCAATCCCACAAATCACATTGATAGGACTAGGTGTCATAGCTGTTGCCCTTGCCTTAATCTATATGAAACTTAAAGGCCTTGCTCAAAATAGCGGAGGATCATCTTCAAACTCTGGCGATCCCCTTGGCGATATAATCAATGACTATTAA
- a CDS encoding PTS system mannose/fructose/sorbose family transporter subunit IID: MTENKETIKKEQAELVTGENGRIQLSESVRKKVCNRHQFLQGTWNFERMQNGGWAYSIIPAIKALYHDKDSQAAALKRHLEFYNTHPYVSAPVMGVTLAMEEERANGTAIDDAAINGVKVGMMGPLAGVGDPVFWFTIRPILGALGASFALSGNIIGPLLFFVLWNLIRYIFLWKTQEAGYKAGNEITKDLSGGLLGRVTLMASILGMFVIGALVQRWVNVNIPLEITRVAQDAQTYIHWEELPAGAEGIKQALETYNTYGATAFSPEKVTTLQDNLDMLIPGLLPLLLTLGVSKLLKKDVSPITIILALFAIGIVARYFHIM; the protein is encoded by the coding sequence ATGACTGAAAACAAAGAAACTATTAAAAAAGAACAAGCAGAACTTGTAACAGGCGAAAATGGCAGAATCCAACTAAGCGAATCTGTCAGAAAGAAAGTCTGCAACAGACACCAATTTTTACAAGGTACTTGGAACTTTGAGAGAATGCAAAATGGTGGTTGGGCTTATTCTATAATCCCAGCTATCAAAGCCTTATACCATGACAAAGATAGCCAAGCGGCAGCACTAAAACGTCACTTGGAATTTTATAACACCCACCCATATGTATCTGCGCCAGTAATGGGTGTGACCCTAGCTATGGAAGAAGAAAGAGCTAATGGTACAGCCATTGACGATGCTGCAATAAACGGTGTAAAAGTAGGAATGATGGGACCTCTAGCAGGTGTAGGCGATCCAGTATTCTGGTTTACTATAAGGCCAATACTTGGAGCACTTGGTGCATCTTTTGCCCTAAGTGGGAATATAATTGGACCTCTACTATTCTTTGTACTTTGGAATCTGATTAGATACATCTTCCTATGGAAGACTCAAGAAGCAGGCTACAAAGCAGGAAATGAAATCACAAAGGACCTATCCGGCGGACTACTTGGTAGAGTTACCCTCATGGCGTCTATACTAGGTATGTTTGTCATAGGAGCTCTTGTCCAACGTTGGGTAAATGTTAATATTCCATTAGAAATTACAAGAGTTGCCCAAGATGCACAAACCTATATCCACTGGGAAGAACTACCAGCTGGAGCAGAAGGAATCAAGCAAGCCCTTGAGACCTATAACACCTATGGTGCAACTGCCTTTAGCCCAGAAAAGGTAACAACCCTTCAAGATAACTTGGATATGCTAATACCAGGACTATTGCCATTACTATTAACCCTAGGTGTATCAAAACTTCTCAAAAAAGACGTTTCACCAATTACAATTATCCTTGCTTTATTCGCTATAGGTATAGTAGCAAGATATTTCCATATAATGTAG
- a CDS encoding DUF956 family protein has protein sequence MVESQNKTVDLTIKANHLQGFTSSGSVMVGDKAFEYYNSRNPNDYIQIPWKEVDLITAEVVFKKKIPRFAIHTKQNGDFIFTTVDNKKTLRAINKYIPSDKLRKSLSIMDYIKRILKR, from the coding sequence ATGGTAGAATCTCAAAACAAAACTGTTGATCTTACTATAAAGGCCAACCACCTCCAGGGCTTTACAAGCTCTGGATCGGTTATGGTTGGGGATAAGGCTTTTGAATACTACAACAGTAGAAATCCTAATGACTATATTCAGATTCCTTGGAAGGAAGTAGACCTGATTACAGCAGAGGTTGTTTTCAAAAAGAAAATCCCAAGATTTGCCATTCACACTAAGCAAAATGGAGATTTTATATTCACAACGGTTGATAATAAGAAGACTCTAAGAGCTATAAATAAGTATATTCCAAGTGATAAACTTAGGAAGTCTCTTAGTATAATGGACTATATAAAGAGAATATTAAAAAGATAG
- the fusA gene encoding elongation factor G codes for MKNYSTSKIRNLALVGHSASGKTSLAEALLYKTGAIDKKGRVEDKNTVSDYEAQEKKRGISIQTSIIPVEYEDFKINFIDSPGFFDFEGEVLQALRASEAALFVIDGESGIEVGTEKYWKYTQDINLPSIIFVNKLDKENANFNKVVSDLHINFGKKVIPLTLMLGEGDKFEGVIDVLDKKAYTYENGEKKEVGIPEIRLAEVDAVYEEIIEAVAETDDSLMEKFFEGEEFSESEFRNGLSEAILEGTVVPLIAGSSEKEIGLTQLLEVITKYMPSINDEAANIGFRVKEGYEAFESNEDAPFSAVVFKTLADPFVGKISIFKVLSGSVSKDDKIYDVTKGKELKVSNLFYLKGKEQIKADKVIAGDIGAFTKLDDLSTGDSLATADNKIEYKKIKYPKPVLFYAIKAVSKNDEDKISEALQKLIEEDPTFVDDRNIETHQQILSGLGNMQLEVIMDKLRDNYGVNTEVVDYKIPYRETIKGKSDVQGKHKKQSGGAGQYGDVFIRFEPTEEEFVFDEEVFGGAVPKNYFPAVEKGLEESLFEGPLAGFKVTGIRATLYDGSYHPVDSNEQAFKTAAKIAFKKGIEEANPILLEPVMKLEIKVPEDNMGDVMGDMNKRRGKILGMEPQEDGSQIILAEAPLAEVLNYAIDLRSQTSARGSFSMEFDRYEEVPKEITQKVIADRAE; via the coding sequence ATGAAAAATTATAGTACATCTAAAATTAGAAACTTAGCTTTAGTCGGCCACTCTGCAAGTGGTAAGACATCACTTGCAGAAGCTTTATTATATAAGACAGGTGCAATCGATAAAAAAGGAAGAGTTGAAGATAAAAACACAGTTTCAGATTATGAAGCTCAAGAGAAAAAAAGAGGAATCTCTATCCAAACTTCAATCATTCCAGTCGAATACGAAGATTTTAAGATCAATTTTATAGATTCTCCTGGATTTTTTGATTTTGAAGGTGAAGTATTGCAAGCCCTAAGAGCAAGCGAAGCTGCACTTTTTGTTATAGATGGAGAAAGCGGTATCGAGGTCGGTACAGAAAAATACTGGAAATATACCCAAGACATCAATCTTCCGTCAATCATCTTTGTTAACAAACTTGATAAAGAAAATGCCAACTTCAACAAGGTTGTATCAGACCTACACATCAATTTTGGCAAAAAAGTTATTCCACTAACTCTAATGCTTGGCGAAGGCGATAAATTTGAGGGAGTAATAGATGTACTAGACAAAAAAGCCTACACTTACGAAAATGGCGAAAAGAAAGAAGTAGGAATACCGGAAATTCGTCTAGCAGAAGTTGATGCTGTTTACGAAGAGATTATAGAAGCAGTTGCAGAAACTGATGATTCATTAATGGAAAAATTCTTTGAAGGCGAAGAATTCTCTGAAAGTGAATTTAGAAATGGACTCTCTGAAGCTATACTTGAAGGAACAGTAGTTCCACTAATTGCAGGATCTAGTGAAAAAGAAATCGGCCTAACCCAACTTCTTGAAGTAATAACAAAATACATGCCATCTATCAATGATGAGGCTGCAAATATTGGATTTAGAGTAAAAGAAGGCTATGAAGCTTTCGAGTCAAACGAGGATGCTCCATTCTCTGCTGTAGTTTTCAAAACTCTTGCAGATCCATTTGTTGGTAAAATCTCAATATTTAAAGTTTTATCTGGATCAGTTTCAAAAGATGACAAGATTTATGACGTGACAAAAGGCAAGGAATTAAAGGTATCAAACCTATTTTATCTAAAAGGTAAAGAACAAATCAAAGCTGACAAGGTAATAGCAGGTGATATTGGTGCATTTACAAAACTTGACGACCTATCAACAGGTGATAGCCTTGCTACAGCAGACAATAAGATAGAATACAAAAAAATAAAATATCCAAAACCAGTTTTATTCTACGCAATCAAAGCAGTAAGCAAAAATGACGAGGATAAGATTTCTGAAGCATTACAAAAACTTATCGAAGAAGACCCAACATTTGTAGACGATAGAAATATAGAAACTCACCAACAAATCCTATCTGGTCTCGGCAATATGCAACTAGAAGTTATAATGGATAAACTACGTGACAATTACGGTGTAAATACAGAGGTTGTAGATTACAAGATTCCATATAGGGAAACAATCAAGGGCAAATCTGACGTACAAGGTAAACACAAGAAACAATCTGGTGGTGCTGGCCAATACGGAGATGTATTTATCAGATTTGAACCAACAGAAGAAGAATTTGTATTTGACGAAGAAGTATTTGGTGGGGCAGTTCCAAAGAACTACTTCCCAGCAGTAGAAAAAGGACTAGAAGAATCCCTTTTCGAAGGACCACTAGCAGGATTTAAAGTAACTGGTATTCGTGCAACCTTATACGATGGATCTTACCACCCAGTAGATTCTAACGAACAAGCATTCAAGACTGCTGCAAAGATAGCCTTCAAAAAGGGTATAGAAGAAGCGAATCCAATATTACTTGAACCAGTTATGAAACTAGAAATTAAAGTTCCAGAAGATAACATGGGAGATGTTATGGGTGATATGAACAAGAGACGTGGCAAAATACTCGGCATGGAACCACAAGAAGATGGAAGCCAAATTATCTTGGCAGAAGCTCCACTAGCAGAAGTATTAAACTACGCTATCGATCTAAGAAGTCAAACATCAGCACGTGGTTCTTTCTCAATGGAATTTGACAGATACGAAGAAGTGCCAAAAGAAATCACTCAAAAGGTAATAGCAGATAGAGCAGAATAA
- a CDS encoding alpha-amylase family glycosyl hydrolase, producing MAKWEILEIDPWIKDYENDINLRMNEYEKQKERILKDSESLKDFANAHHYYGFHKVKNGWIYREWAPKADGLYLIGDFNNWDRHAHPLSKINDEDWEIFIKGIRTIPHGSRIKVLVDANGAIKDRIPLYASRVERDENNDFAAILQNPRSKFKWTDQDFKINKNDLLIYEAHIGMAGEEEKVSTYKEFEKNILPRIKKDGYNTVQLMAIAEHPYYGSFGYQVSNFYAPSSWYGPINDLKSLINAAHNMGINVIMDLVHSHAIKNTIEGINEFDGTDYQFFHAGAEGNHPDWDSKLFDYSKPGVLHFLLSNVKYWLEEFHFDGFRFDGVTSMIYKNHGRGENFDHYSKYFSMNTDISAITYLQLANELAREIKPEAITIAEDMSGMPGMCLPISNAGIGFDYRLAMGMPDFWEKTLEKQDENWDLSNMWYELSTHRPEEKRISYVESHDQALVGSKTTIFTLADKEMYWSMDKDNTNYVIDRAIALHKMIRWITISMGADAYLNFMGNESGHPEWIDFPREGNGYSFSHATRKWSILDAEYLKYHYLGDFDKAMIEHVKKYDQLGSTTFRLWLDNDRKIIAFRNKDIVYLFNFHPTNSYESFALPIHDVGEFRTVLDTDEIRFGGLGRISHDYVYKTERLAGTDYDGIKIYIPSRTALALEKYNK from the coding sequence ATGGCAAAGTGGGAAATATTAGAAATTGATCCTTGGATAAAAGACTACGAAAACGACATAAATCTGAGAATGAATGAATATGAAAAGCAAAAAGAAAGAATCTTAAAAGATAGCGAAAGCTTAAAAGACTTTGCCAATGCTCACCATTATTATGGCTTTCACAAAGTCAAAAATGGCTGGATATACAGAGAGTGGGCGCCTAAGGCCGATGGCCTATATCTGATAGGCGATTTCAACAATTGGGATAGGCATGCCCACCCACTTAGTAAAATAAATGATGAGGACTGGGAAATCTTCATTAAGGGAATCAGGACAATCCCACATGGGTCTAGGATAAAAGTCTTAGTTGATGCCAATGGAGCCATCAAAGATAGGATTCCTCTCTACGCTAGTAGGGTAGAAAGAGATGAAAATAATGATTTTGCGGCTATATTGCAAAATCCACGTTCCAAATTTAAGTGGACTGATCAAGATTTCAAAATTAATAAAAATGACTTGTTGATATATGAAGCCCATATAGGCATGGCTGGCGAGGAAGAAAAAGTTTCGACTTACAAGGAATTTGAAAAAAACATCTTGCCTAGAATTAAGAAGGACGGTTACAATACTGTCCAACTCATGGCTATAGCTGAGCACCCATATTATGGTTCTTTTGGCTATCAAGTCAGCAACTTTTATGCTCCAAGTTCTTGGTATGGACCAATCAATGACCTTAAATCTTTGATTAACGCAGCCCATAATATGGGGATAAATGTGATTATGGATTTGGTTCATTCCCATGCTATCAAAAATACTATAGAGGGCATCAACGAGTTTGATGGAACTGACTACCAGTTCTTCCACGCAGGAGCTGAAGGTAATCACCCAGATTGGGATTCTAAATTATTTGATTACTCAAAACCAGGAGTTCTTCACTTTTTGCTATCCAATGTCAAATATTGGCTAGAGGAATTCCATTTCGATGGTTTTAGATTTGACGGTGTCACATCTATGATTTATAAAAATCACGGTCGTGGAGAAAATTTTGACCACTATAGCAAATATTTTTCCATGAACACTGATATTTCTGCAATAACTTACTTGCAATTAGCCAATGAATTGGCCAGAGAAATAAAACCTGAAGCTATAACTATAGCTGAAGATATGTCGGGTATGCCTGGTATGTGCCTACCAATATCCAATGCTGGTATAGGTTTTGACTACAGGCTTGCTATGGGTATGCCGGATTTTTGGGAGAAAACCCTAGAAAAACAAGATGAAAATTGGGATCTATCCAATATGTGGTATGAATTATCAACTCATAGACCAGAAGAAAAACGCATATCTTATGTAGAAAGCCACGACCAAGCTTTAGTTGGCTCAAAGACGACAATATTCACCTTGGCCGATAAGGAAATGTATTGGTCAATGGATAAAGATAACACAAATTATGTAATTGATAGGGCCATAGCCCTTCATAAGATGATTAGGTGGATTACAATATCCATGGGAGCGGACGCTTACCTTAACTTTATGGGCAATGAGTCAGGACACCCTGAATGGATTGATTTTCCAAGAGAAGGTAATGGATACTCATTTTCACATGCTACAAGAAAATGGTCTATTCTAGATGCAGAATATCTAAAATATCATTACCTAGGTGATTTTGATAAGGCTATGATTGAACACGTCAAAAAGTACGATCAATTAGGCAGTACCACATTTAGATTATGGCTTGACAATGACAGAAAGATTATCGCCTTTAGAAATAAGGATATAGTCTACCTATTTAACTTCCATCCTACAAATTCCTATGAATCATTTGCTTTGCCAATCCACGATGTTGGAGAATTCAGGACGGTTTTAGATACTGATGAGATAAGATTTGGTGGGCTAGGAAGAATTTCTCATGACTATGTATACAAGACAGAAAGGCTAGCCGGAACAGACTATGATGGGATCAAAATATATATACCATCAAGAACAGCTTTGGCTTTGGAAAAATACAATAAATGA
- a CDS encoding GDSL-type esterase/lipase family protein, with the protein MKIICLGDSFTEGYLVEKSYVDYLKEAGYETMNLGRNGDMTSDLLKRFKASKCDLLIVFAGTNDLYQGVSAEIALANIKELLKLSKADKNLIIIPPYIEEEEAYPIYELINNNMDTYGEMLTKLPYPTLDARKIPPSYFIDGLHMREDFHKRLAHEIIKRIDNI; encoded by the coding sequence ATGAAAATTATTTGCCTAGGAGATTCCTTCACCGAAGGATATTTAGTAGAAAAGTCATACGTAGATTACCTCAAAGAAGCAGGCTATGAAACCATGAACTTGGGTAGAAACGGTGATATGACTTCTGACTTGCTTAAAAGATTTAAGGCTAGTAAGTGCGATCTGTTAATAGTCTTTGCAGGAACTAATGATCTATACCAAGGAGTTTCAGCTGAAATTGCCCTTGCAAACATAAAAGAATTATTAAAATTATCAAAGGCAGATAAAAATCTTATTATAATTCCTCCATATATAGAAGAGGAAGAAGCCTACCCTATATATGAGCTTATCAACAATAACATGGATACTTATGGTGAAATGTTAACGAAGTTGCCTTATCCGACTCTTGATGCAAGAAAAATACCACCATCATATTTTATAGATGGTCTTCATATGAGAGAAGATTTTCATAAAAGATTGGCTCATGAGATAATAAAAAGAATAGATAATATTTAG